A genome region from Streptomyces sp. S4.7 includes the following:
- a CDS encoding D-alanine--D-alanine ligase family protein — MSSENLPQSPEQQLRKPRVAVVFGGRSSEHAISVVTAGAVLRSIDRTKYDVLPIGITTDGRWALTADEPDRMAIADRRLPSVEELAESTEGDVVLSVDPGNREVVYSEQGSVPKALGEVDVVFPVLHGPYGEDGTLQGLLELSGVPYVGAGVLASAVGQDKEYMKRVFLSYGLPVGPYEVIRPREWHLDPSAARGKIVDFAAEHGWPIFVKPARAGSSMGITKVDALEGLEDAIEEAQRHDPKILVESLLRGREIECGVLEFEDGPRASVPAEIPPVTSHEFYDFEAKYIDAATGLVPAPLTEEQTAEVQRLAVEAFDAVSCEGLVRADFFLTEDGGFVINEINTMPGFTPISMYPRMWQESGVGYPELINRLIQAALRRPTGLR; from the coding sequence ATGAGCAGCGAGAACCTCCCCCAGAGCCCTGAGCAGCAGCTCCGTAAGCCGCGTGTGGCGGTCGTCTTCGGCGGCCGGAGTTCCGAGCACGCCATCTCGGTGGTCACGGCCGGCGCCGTACTGCGGTCCATCGACCGTACGAAGTACGACGTGCTGCCCATCGGCATCACCACGGACGGACGCTGGGCGCTGACCGCCGACGAACCCGACCGCATGGCCATCGCCGACCGCAGGCTGCCGAGCGTCGAGGAACTGGCCGAGTCCACGGAGGGCGACGTCGTCCTCTCCGTCGACCCCGGCAACCGCGAGGTCGTCTACAGCGAGCAGGGCTCCGTGCCCAAGGCGCTCGGCGAGGTCGACGTCGTCTTCCCGGTGCTGCACGGGCCGTACGGCGAGGACGGCACCCTCCAGGGACTGTTGGAGCTCTCCGGCGTCCCGTACGTCGGCGCGGGCGTCCTGGCGTCGGCCGTCGGCCAGGACAAGGAGTACATGAAGCGGGTGTTCCTCTCGTACGGGCTGCCCGTCGGGCCGTACGAGGTGATCCGCCCGCGCGAGTGGCACCTGGACCCCTCCGCCGCCCGCGGGAAGATCGTGGACTTCGCCGCCGAGCACGGCTGGCCGATCTTCGTGAAGCCCGCACGCGCCGGCTCCTCCATGGGCATCACCAAGGTCGACGCCCTCGAAGGGCTGGAGGACGCGATCGAGGAGGCGCAGCGCCACGACCCGAAGATCCTGGTCGAGTCGCTGCTGCGCGGCCGGGAGATCGAGTGCGGGGTGCTGGAGTTCGAGGACGGGCCGCGGGCGAGCGTGCCCGCCGAGATCCCGCCCGTCACGTCGCACGAGTTCTACGACTTCGAGGCGAAGTACATCGACGCCGCCACCGGCCTGGTGCCCGCGCCTCTTACGGAGGAGCAGACGGCCGAGGTCCAGCGGCTCGCCGTGGAGGCGTTCGACGCCGTGTCCTGCGAGGGACTGGTCCGGGCGGACTTCTTCCTTACGGAGGACGGCGGCTTCGTCATCAACGAGATCAACACCATGCCCGGCTTCACGCCGATCTCGATGTATCCGCGGATGTGGCAGGAGAGCGGCGTCGGCTACCCGGAGCTGATCAACCGGCTGATCCAGGCGGCGCTGCGCCGCCCGACCGGCCTGCGCTGA
- a CDS encoding DUF3515 domain-containing protein, which yields MRRLSGPRLARLPAVLVLAVAVGCSSTDAPAKVPVPSPPAEEAALCRALDKELPKTVAGHDRSDPEPGSELTAGWGDAAIVLRCGIPRPERMSDPQAKGVDVDGVNWLLEERDSGPRFTTTYRRTYVEVTLDERFMHDIGPLSDLAAPVADTVPPSL from the coding sequence GTGCTCGCCGTGGCAGTCGGCTGCTCCTCCACGGACGCCCCGGCGAAGGTTCCGGTTCCCAGCCCGCCGGCGGAGGAGGCGGCGTTGTGCCGCGCACTGGACAAGGAGTTGCCGAAGACCGTCGCGGGGCACGACCGGAGTGATCCGGAGCCGGGTTCCGAACTGACCGCCGGGTGGGGGGACGCCGCGATCGTACTGCGCTGCGGCATCCCCCGGCCCGAGCGGATGAGCGACCCCCAGGCGAAGGGCGTCGACGTGGACGGGGTCAACTGGCTTCTGGAAGAACGGGATTCGGGACCCCGGTTCACCACGACGTACCGCAGGACCTATGTAGAGGTCACTCTGGACGAGCGGTTCATGCACGACATCGGTCCGCTCTCGGACCTCGCGGCACCGGTCGCCGACACGGTGCCGCCCAGCCTGTAG